In Solanum stenotomum isolate F172 chromosome 6, ASM1918654v1, whole genome shotgun sequence, one DNA window encodes the following:
- the LOC125867464 gene encoding aspartic proteinase PCS1-like: protein MDSSSSKKILLLFVTFLNFFYILLAKNTPFSMSFPLISTQLSHNSSSKALFLSSLMANSHQNTNTKIKPRVPSLNYKSTFKYSMALIITLPIGTPPQNQQMVLDTGSQLSWIQCHKKIPKIPPPTTSFDPSLSSSFSVLPCSHPLCKPRIPDFTLPTSCDQNRLCHYSYFYADGTLAEGNLVREKITFSRSQSTPPLILGCATESDDAEGILGMNLGRFSFASQAKVQKFSYCVPIRQGNHTVKPTGTFYLGQNPNFRTFRYVNLLTFPQSQRMPNLDPLAYTVGMLGIKIGEKKLNISTRVFRPNAGGSGQTIVDSGTEYTFLVEEAYNKVREEIVRLVGRKMKRGYVYGEALDMCFDSVHSMEIERLIGDMTLQFENGVEILINKERMLDEVEGGIHCVGIGRSESLGIASNIIGNFHQQNLWVEFDLRNRRVGFGKGECSMQV, encoded by the coding sequence atggattcttcatcttcaaaaaaaattcttcttctctttgttacattcttgaattttttctaCATTTTATTAGCAAAAAATACCCCTTTTTCTATGTCATTTCCTCTTATTTCAACACAATTATCACATAATTCATCATCTAAAGCTCTTTTTCTTTCATCCCTTATGGCAAATTCTcatcaaaatacaaatacaaaaattaagcCTAGAGTTCCATCTTTGAATTATAAATCAACTTTTAAATATTCTATGGCTCTTATTATTACACTTCCTATAGGTACACCACCACAAAATCAACAAATGGTTTTGGATACTGGTAGTCAACTTTCTTGGATTCAGTGCcataaaaaaattccaaaaatacCCCCGCCAACGACGTCGTTTGATCCTTCTTTGTCCTCTTCTTTTTCCGTCCTTCCTTGTAGTCATCCTTTGTGTAAGCCGAGAATTCCCGATTTTACCCTTCCAACGTCGTGTGACCAAAATCGGTTGTGCCACTACTCGTATTTTTATGCTGATGGTACTTTGGCTGAGGGTAATCTTGTCcgtgaaaaaattacattttcacGTTCCCAAAGTACCCCTCCTTTGATTCTTGGTTGCGCTACCGAGTCCGATGATGCTGAGGGTATTTTGGGAATGAATCTTGGAAGGTTCTCTTTTGCCTCCCAAGCCAAGGTACAAAAATTCTCGTATTGTGTGCCAATTCGACAAGGTAACCATACGGTTAAACCTACCGGAACATTTTACCTAGGGCAAAACCCGAATTTTCGTACATTTCGATACGTAAATTTGTTGACTTTTCCTCAAAGTCAACGCATGCCTAATTTGGACCCCCTAGCATACACAGTTGGTATGCTAGGGATAAAAATTGgcgaaaaaaaattgaatatctCTACGAGGGTTTTCCGGCCAAATGCCGGTGGTTCTGGCCAGACGATTGTCGATTCGGGCACGGAATACACTTTTTTGGTGGAAGAAGCGTATAATAAGGTGCGAGAAGAAATTGTTAGGTTAGTTGGTCGGAAAATGAAGAGAGGTTACGTGTATGGGGAAGCGCTCGACATGTGTTTTGATAGCGTCCATTCAATGGAAATCGAACGTTTGATAGGTGACATGACATTGCAATTTGAAAATGGAGTTGAGATTTTAATCAATAAGGAAAGGATGTTAGATGAAGTGGAGGGTGGGATCCATTGTGTTGGGATCGGACGGTCAGAATCACTTGGTATTGCAAGTAATATTATTGGCAATTTTCATCAACAAAATCTATGGGTAGAATTTGATTTGAGAAATCGAAGAGTAGGGTTTGGGAAAGGTGAGTGTAGTATGCAAGTGTAA